In one Pseudarthrobacter sp. NBSH8 genomic region, the following are encoded:
- a CDS encoding YggT family protein, with protein MGIIFGLVYIALLLFFVALIIRLVFDWVQMFAKGWRPRGIALVVAHTVYSITDPPLKGLRRLIPPLRLGGVTLDLGFLVLFIGVSIAMAVTRGFA; from the coding sequence ATGGGAATTATTTTCGGACTTGTCTATATCGCCCTTTTGCTGTTCTTCGTGGCGTTGATCATCCGGCTGGTTTTTGACTGGGTCCAGATGTTTGCCAAGGGATGGCGTCCGCGTGGTATCGCCCTTGTGGTGGCCCACACTGTGTATTCGATCACCGATCCGCCGCTGAAGGGGCTCCGTAGGCTGATCCCGCCGTTGAGGCTCGGAGGGGTGACCTTGGACCTCGGGTTCCTGGTCCTGTTCATCGGCGTCAGCATCGCGATGGCGGTCACCAGGGGTTTCGCGTAA
- a CDS encoding DivIVA domain-containing protein — protein MALTPEDVVNKRFQPTKFREGYDQDEVDDFLDEIVVELRRLNQENDELRKKLAESGSGVPASSAASAPVVEKVPAPVKADKVESPAKAEVETKTPDAAKKKEAEPAAPVAAVPAAAPAAAAGSTVSAESAAGLLAMAQQMHDRHVADGQSQKDKIIAEAQIEASSLVNDAQEKSRKILGALEQQRSVLERKVEQLRGFERDYRSRLKAYIEGQLRDLDARGSVAAPEVEAN, from the coding sequence ATGGCTTTGACGCCAGAAGACGTTGTCAACAAGCGCTTTCAGCCGACCAAGTTCCGCGAAGGCTACGACCAGGATGAAGTTGACGACTTCCTGGACGAGATCGTTGTGGAACTCAGGCGCCTGAACCAGGAGAACGACGAGCTCCGCAAGAAGCTTGCAGAATCAGGTTCCGGCGTGCCGGCCAGCTCCGCTGCGTCCGCCCCCGTGGTCGAGAAGGTTCCCGCCCCCGTCAAGGCTGACAAAGTTGAGTCCCCGGCGAAGGCTGAAGTCGAGACTAAAACTCCCGACGCTGCCAAGAAGAAGGAAGCCGAGCCGGCCGCACCTGTTGCCGCCGTTCCGGCTGCTGCGCCCGCCGCAGCCGCTGGGAGCACGGTTTCGGCCGAGTCCGCTGCAGGATTGCTCGCCATGGCGCAGCAGATGCACGACCGTCACGTCGCCGACGGTCAGTCTCAGAAGGACAAGATCATCGCCGAGGCCCAGATCGAGGCCAGCAGCCTGGTCAACGATGCCCAGGAGAAGTCCCGGAAGATCCTCGGTGCCCTCGAGCAGCAGCGCTCCGTCCTGGAACGCAAGGTAGAGCAGCTCCGCGGCTTCGAACGCGACTACCGCTCACGCCTGAAGGCCTACATTGAAGGCCAGCTTCGCGACCTTGACGCCCGCGGTTCCGTAGCGGCCCCTGAGGTTGAAGCGAACTAG
- the lspA gene encoding signal peptidase II, producing MTDHLAADAANPSPSSARPRQALLLSLFAGFAVFAYVLDQLTKLWVTSSMVEGERIPVLPPLLHWYFIRNSGAAFSIGENVTWLFSIIMAGVAIAILFQVRKLGSAWWSLALGLLLGGALGNLTDRLFREPSFGMGHVVDFIQLPNFAIFNIADSAVVSAVVIICILTLRGTALDGSRHVTAPRKEAAQPKDTDGV from the coding sequence ATGACTGACCACCTCGCCGCTGACGCCGCAAACCCTTCTCCCTCATCGGCCCGCCCCCGGCAGGCACTCCTGCTCTCGCTCTTCGCCGGCTTCGCCGTCTTTGCGTACGTCCTGGACCAGCTGACAAAACTGTGGGTGACGTCCTCGATGGTGGAGGGTGAACGTATCCCGGTGTTGCCGCCGCTCCTGCACTGGTACTTCATCCGAAATTCCGGAGCCGCATTTTCGATCGGTGAAAATGTCACATGGTTGTTCTCCATCATCATGGCCGGCGTCGCCATCGCCATCCTGTTCCAGGTGCGCAAGCTGGGTTCGGCTTGGTGGTCGCTGGCACTGGGACTTCTCCTGGGCGGAGCCCTGGGCAACCTGACGGACAGGCTCTTCCGGGAGCCCTCGTTCGGCATGGGGCATGTGGTGGACTTCATCCAACTGCCGAATTTTGCGATCTTCAACATCGCCGATTCCGCCGTGGTTTCAGCAGTAGTCATCATCTGCATCCTGACGTTGCGGGGGACCGCCCTTGATGGCTCACGGCACGTCACGGCGCCACGGAAAGAGGCGGCCCAGCCGAAGGACACGGACGGTGTCTGA